A section of the Bacillus sp. HSf4 genome encodes:
- a CDS encoding YrhK family protein, with amino-acid sequence MSKEANEMQQHMDRYELFFKKRYKVLHTVNDFLIGLLFFVGSFFFFSATLKPAGIWLFVIGSFQLMTRPAIRFIHDVHYRRYLERRLMRTNSD; translated from the coding sequence ATGTCAAAAGAAGCAAACGAGATGCAGCAGCATATGGACCGATATGAATTGTTTTTCAAAAAAAGATATAAGGTGCTCCATACAGTAAACGACTTTCTCATCGGTCTTTTATTTTTTGTCGGGAGCTTCTTCTTTTTTTCGGCCACGTTGAAGCCCGCGGGAATCTGGCTGTTTGTCATCGGAAGTTTTCAGCTGATGACAAGACCTGCGATTCGCTTCATACACGATGTTCATTACAGAAGATATCTTGAACGCCGGTTGATGCGGACGAATTCAGATTAG
- a CDS encoding Ada metal-binding domain-containing protein, which yields MNSKSELTPERWRAIVENDRSYDGAFLYAVKTTGIFCRPSCKSRAPQIENVRIFQNAEQALAAGFRPCKRCRPDGALLPDEELAEQVAHIIATHYREPLTLKALADISHVSPFHLQRIFKRIKGVSPVDYIRQKRISEAGKLLASSNQPMAEIAAAIGIANADYFAVLFKKIKGQTPTEYRQMKRRK from the coding sequence ATGAACAGTAAATCGGAATTGACGCCTGAACGGTGGCGGGCGATTGTCGAAAACGACCGGTCTTATGACGGCGCTTTTCTTTATGCGGTAAAAACAACGGGAATCTTTTGCCGTCCCTCCTGTAAATCAAGGGCTCCCCAAATTGAAAATGTCCGTATATTCCAAAATGCAGAGCAAGCTCTAGCAGCGGGCTTTCGTCCGTGCAAGCGCTGCCGGCCGGACGGTGCGCTGCTTCCCGATGAAGAGCTTGCAGAACAAGTCGCACACATCATCGCCACACATTACCGTGAACCCTTGACGCTCAAAGCACTAGCCGACATAAGCCATGTCAGCCCTTTTCACCTGCAGCGGATATTCAAACGGATCAAGGGTGTTTCTCCGGTAGACTATATCCGGCAAAAAAGAATCTCTGAAGCGGGCAAGCTGCTCGCCTCTTCAAATCAACCGATGGCGGAAATTGCCGCGGCGATCGGCATCGCAAATGCGGATTATTTTGCCGTCCTCTTTAAAAAAATCAAAGGACAAACGCCGACAGAGTACCGGCAGATGAAGCGGAGGAAGTAG
- the catA gene encoding type A chloramphenicol O-acetyltransferase, with amino-acid sequence MNFKRIDLEHWHRKPYFEHFMSEGKCSFSLTANLNISAMLEVLKEQNIKLYPAFIYMVSRVVQAYPEFRTGYNEKGELGVWEQMNPCYTVFHHKEQTFSAVWTEYDIDFSRFYHNHLKDMLRFGNNKGLWAKENIPANAFSISSIPWVSFTSFNLNLANSGHLLPIITNGKFFSNGTETLLPVSLQVHHAVCDGWHAGVFMNELQRLADSGEEWLKK; translated from the coding sequence ATGAATTTTAAAAGAATAGACCTGGAGCATTGGCATCGAAAACCTTATTTTGAACACTTCATGTCAGAAGGGAAATGCTCTTTCAGCCTGACGGCAAACCTGAATATCAGTGCAATGCTGGAGGTGCTGAAAGAACAGAACATCAAGCTTTATCCCGCGTTTATTTACATGGTTTCAAGGGTTGTTCAAGCCTATCCAGAATTCAGAACGGGCTACAATGAGAAGGGTGAGCTCGGGGTATGGGAGCAGATGAATCCCTGCTATACGGTTTTTCATCATAAAGAACAAACCTTTTCCGCCGTATGGACGGAGTATGATATTGATTTTTCGCGGTTTTATCATAACCATCTGAAAGACATGCTTCGCTTTGGAAACAACAAAGGACTGTGGGCTAAGGAAAATATCCCGGCCAACGCGTTTTCGATCTCCTCTATTCCATGGGTAAGCTTTACAAGCTTCAATTTGAACCTTGCAAACAGCGGACATTTGCTGCCGATCATCACAAACGGGAAATTCTTTTCGAATGGAACAGAGACGCTGCTGCCGGTTTCCCTGCAGGTTCACCATGCGGTGTGTGACGGCTGGCATGCGGGTGTTTTTATGAATGAATTACAGAGGTTGGCTGACTCCGGCGAGGAATGGCTGAAAAAGTGA
- the kdpA gene encoding potassium-transporting ATPase subunit KdpA encodes MTSLLSICFILLIALSAAKPMGLYIAKVFDYAPSQIDRIFLPAERLFYRIGGVKTENQSWRKYAVSLVLTNTVVICTVYLVFRLQGVLPFNPTNVAGMEPTLAFNTAVSFMTNTNLQHYSGESGLSLLSQMIAITFLMFAAPATALSAAMAMIRGLAGKPLGNFFVDLIRSITRILLPISVVAALVFVGLGVPQTLSPTATAHTLTGGEQTILRGPVASFLSIKELGNNGGGYFGVNSSHPYENPNGWSNAVQILLMLLITISLPFTYGKMVGNKKQGRILFVSAGLLFLIAAGAAFMTESGGNTAVSELGISHDEGSMEGKEVRFGTLNSAFYAMVTTATETGAVNTMHDTLAPLTGLMALLNMMLNTVFGGIGAGFMNMLLYAMVSVFLSGLMVGRTPEFLGKKIEGKEMKLIAVTLLIHPLLILGASALAMYTQAGQDAISNPGFHGISQVLYEYTSSAANNGSGFEGLGDATPFWNITTGIVMFIGRYFSIVTLLAVTGSLLKKQAVPETTGTFRTDTSLFGGIFVASILIVGALTFFPVLVLGPVAEFLT; translated from the coding sequence ATGACATCGCTTTTGTCGATCTGTTTCATTCTGCTGATCGCATTGTCGGCGGCTAAACCGATGGGGCTTTACATAGCTAAAGTGTTTGATTACGCTCCGTCTCAAATCGACCGTATTTTTCTGCCGGCTGAACGTCTGTTTTATCGAATTGGCGGTGTGAAAACGGAAAATCAATCATGGAGGAAATACGCTGTCTCCCTTGTTTTGACCAACACGGTGGTGATTTGCACGGTCTATCTCGTTTTCCGCCTGCAAGGGGTATTGCCTTTCAATCCGACAAACGTTGCGGGTATGGAGCCGACGCTTGCCTTTAATACAGCCGTCAGTTTTATGACCAATACGAATTTACAGCATTACAGCGGTGAAAGCGGTCTTTCTCTGTTGTCGCAAATGATCGCCATTACCTTTTTAATGTTTGCGGCGCCTGCCACCGCCCTCTCTGCAGCGATGGCGATGATTCGGGGGCTTGCCGGAAAGCCGCTCGGCAATTTCTTTGTCGATCTGATTCGCTCTATCACCCGGATTTTACTGCCGATCTCCGTTGTTGCGGCCCTTGTTTTTGTCGGTTTAGGGGTACCTCAGACGCTCAGCCCGACCGCCACAGCCCATACGCTAACCGGAGGGGAGCAGACGATTTTGCGCGGGCCGGTCGCTTCTTTTTTATCCATCAAAGAACTGGGAAACAACGGAGGAGGGTATTTCGGGGTCAACTCTTCCCATCCATATGAAAATCCAAATGGATGGAGCAATGCGGTTCAAATCTTGTTGATGCTTCTCATCACCATTTCACTGCCGTTTACCTACGGGAAAATGGTAGGGAACAAAAAACAGGGACGGATCCTTTTTGTATCGGCCGGTCTTTTGTTTTTAATCGCCGCCGGTGCAGCCTTTATGACGGAATCGGGAGGAAACACCGCTGTCAGCGAGCTGGGGATCAGCCATGATGAAGGCAGTATGGAGGGAAAAGAAGTCCGTTTTGGAACATTGAATTCAGCCTTTTATGCGATGGTCACCACCGCAACTGAAACGGGTGCGGTCAATACGATGCACGATACGCTGGCGCCTCTCACAGGGCTTATGGCATTGCTCAACATGATGCTGAACACGGTTTTTGGCGGAATTGGTGCCGGATTTATGAACATGCTTTTGTATGCGATGGTCTCCGTTTTTCTCTCCGGTTTAATGGTGGGGAGAACACCTGAGTTTTTAGGCAAAAAAATTGAAGGAAAAGAAATGAAGCTCATTGCTGTCACGCTGCTGATTCATCCCCTGTTGATTCTAGGGGCGTCAGCGCTTGCAATGTATACACAGGCCGGGCAAGATGCGATCTCAAATCCCGGTTTTCACGGGATCAGCCAGGTTTTATATGAGTATACATCCTCAGCCGCGAATAACGGTTCCGGCTTTGAAGGACTGGGAGATGCCACACCATTCTGGAATATAACAACCGGGATTGTGATGTTCATCGGCCGTTATTTCTCAATCGTCACATTGCTGGCTGTCACGGGATCTTTGTTGAAAAAACAAGCCGTCCCGGAAACGACCGGCACATTCCGGACGGATACAAGTCTGTTTGGCGGCATTTTTGTTGCCTCGATTTTGATTGTCGGAGCACTCACCTTCTTTCCTGTGTTGGTGTTGGGGCCGGTTGCAGAGTTTTTAACATGA
- the kdpDN gene encoding KdpD-like non-kinase potassium sensor (KdpDN resembles contains the N-terminal sensor region of KdpD but lacks the C-terminal histidine kinase region.) — MQKNPRDFRRKTPEELLAEIEMLKSGHWTIFIGSAPGVGKTYRMLQEADGLKREGIDVVIGLIETHGRKETAALMNDLEIIPKRKIEYKGKMLEEMDVDAIIERKPDLVIIDELAHTNIPGSKNEKRYMDAEDILKEGINVLSAVNIQHVESVHDIVQHVTGVKVRERIPDRVLDRAHEIILIDVTPETLQKRLREGKIYEKHKIKQALSHFFTKNNLAALRELALREVADDVDDRMERTGFNGSRRPRGTNEKILVCVQHGKNAEKLIRRGWRIASRLKANLFVLTVSPQSKERLGKHERDKISQWECLCAQFGAEFIFIFKPSGKRYVSETITEIAKKKSITQIVLGQSARSRWEEITKGSIVNSIMRHTDGIDIHIVSDEKV; from the coding sequence TTGCAAAAAAACCCCCGGGACTTTAGAAGAAAAACACCGGAGGAACTATTGGCTGAAATTGAAATGCTGAAAAGTGGGCATTGGACGATTTTTATCGGTTCGGCTCCCGGCGTCGGGAAAACGTACCGAATGCTGCAGGAGGCCGATGGTTTAAAACGTGAGGGCATAGATGTGGTCATCGGTCTAATCGAAACGCACGGCAGGAAAGAGACGGCCGCTTTAATGAATGATTTGGAGATCATTCCAAAGAGGAAAATCGAATACAAAGGAAAAATGCTCGAAGAAATGGATGTCGACGCGATCATTGAGCGTAAGCCCGATCTTGTGATCATAGATGAACTAGCGCATACAAACATTCCCGGATCGAAGAATGAAAAACGCTATATGGACGCAGAAGATATTTTGAAAGAAGGGATCAACGTTCTCTCTGCGGTCAATATTCAGCATGTAGAGAGCGTTCATGATATTGTTCAGCATGTGACGGGTGTAAAAGTAAGGGAACGGATTCCTGACCGCGTCTTGGATAGGGCTCATGAAATTATCCTGATCGATGTCACCCCTGAAACATTGCAAAAACGGCTGCGGGAAGGAAAAATTTATGAAAAACATAAAATAAAACAGGCTTTATCCCACTTTTTCACCAAAAATAATTTAGCGGCGCTCAGAGAACTCGCTTTGCGCGAAGTGGCAGATGATGTGGATGACCGGATGGAGCGGACCGGTTTCAATGGGAGCCGGCGGCCAAGGGGAACAAATGAAAAAATACTCGTCTGCGTGCAGCACGGAAAAAATGCCGAAAAACTGATTCGCCGCGGCTGGAGAATTGCGAGCAGGCTGAAAGCCAATCTGTTTGTGCTGACGGTTTCCCCCCAGTCAAAAGAGCGGCTGGGAAAACACGAACGCGACAAAATCAGTCAATGGGAATGCCTCTGTGCCCAATTTGGCGCCGAGTTTATTTTTATATTTAAACCTTCCGGCAAACGCTATGTGTCAGAAACGATTACCGAGATCGCGAAGAAAAAAAGCATCACCCAGATTGTGCTGGGGCAGTCCGCTCGCTCAAGATGGGAGGAAATCACGAAAGGTTCCATTGTCAACAGCATCATGCGGCATACGGACGGTATCGACATTCATATCGTCTCAGATGAAAAAGTTTAG
- a CDS encoding methylated-DNA--[protein]-cysteine S-methyltransferase encodes MIEKILQWSQFEWGSWTLTIAASAKGLCYTDFDQKGSRKLADWASKRFPDLAVVRDDEKLQPYTDELTAYFSGRCRHFSMPVALTGTPFQLSVWHALRMIPYGETRTYSEIGVVIQRPDAVRAVGAAIGANPLLIVIPCHRVIGKNGKLTGYRGGLEMKQHLLRLEGRQSGDLGD; translated from the coding sequence ATGATTGAAAAAATCTTGCAGTGGAGTCAGTTTGAATGGGGCAGCTGGACTCTCACAATCGCGGCATCAGCAAAAGGGCTTTGCTATACAGACTTCGATCAGAAGGGCTCACGGAAGCTGGCCGACTGGGCCAGTAAAAGGTTTCCGGACCTTGCTGTCGTCCGCGATGATGAAAAGCTTCAGCCATACACGGATGAATTGACGGCTTATTTTAGCGGGCGGTGCAGGCATTTCAGCATGCCCGTTGCTCTCACCGGCACGCCTTTTCAGCTCTCGGTCTGGCACGCTTTGCGCATGATTCCTTATGGAGAAACACGCACATATTCGGAAATCGGCGTTGTGATCCAAAGGCCGGACGCTGTTCGGGCCGTTGGCGCCGCGATCGGCGCCAATCCGCTTTTAATCGTCATCCCCTGCCATCGTGTCATCGGAAAAAACGGCAAGTTGACAGGCTACCGGGGCGGTCTGGAGATGAAACAGCACTTGCTCAGGCTTGAAGGCCGACAGAGCGGAGATTTGGGAGACTAA
- the kdpB gene encoding potassium-transporting ATPase subunit KdpB: MNDLPIVSDSVRKPKRMMDKTIIKAAIKDAFLKLDPRRMVKNPIIFMVEVGFLIAVLLSIFPQYFGSAAAPWFNPAVSVILLFTVLFANFAEALAEGRGKAQADSLKQTKKRIWANKVMDGRSEKVSSDDLRKGDIVIVSQGEMIPGDGEVIDGLASVDESAITGESAPVIKEAGGDFSSVTGGTRVISDSITIEITSDPGETFLDQMIALVEGAERQKTPNEIALNTVLMSLTIIFLIVVVTLPLFTAYLGFQLDPAILIALLVCLIPTTIGGLLSAIGIAGMDRVTRFNVLAMSGKAVEAAGDINTIILDKTGTITFGNRMASEFVPVGEETLQSVGEYAALSSVHDETPEGRSVIELAKKRTIQYDSSVVEGGDFVDFKAETRMSGADLPDGRKIRKGAVDAVKQWVEENGGTIPQDLDQKSEQISKEGGTPLAVAADDRMFGLIYLKDTVKPGMRERFEELRKMGIKTVMCTGDNLLTAATIAKEAGVDDFIAECKPEDKINVIKEEQLKGKLVAMTGDGTNDAPALAQADVGIAMNSGTTAAKEAANMVDLDSNPTKIIEVVSIGKQLLMTRGALTTFSIANDIAKYFAIIPAMFMLAIPDIKALNIMGLASPLSAILSALIFNAVIIPLLIPLAIKGVAYKPMSSNALLARNLLIYGLGGVIVPFIGIKLIDMLIQIM; this comes from the coding sequence ATGAACGATTTGCCGATCGTTTCAGATTCGGTTCGCAAGCCAAAGCGTATGATGGACAAAACAATCATAAAAGCTGCGATCAAAGATGCTTTTTTAAAATTAGATCCGAGACGTATGGTTAAAAATCCGATTATATTTATGGTGGAAGTTGGTTTTTTGATTGCCGTTCTGCTTTCCATTTTTCCGCAGTATTTCGGAAGCGCGGCGGCTCCTTGGTTCAACCCGGCAGTTTCCGTGATCTTGCTTTTTACGGTTTTGTTCGCCAACTTCGCTGAAGCATTGGCTGAAGGAAGGGGAAAAGCGCAGGCGGATTCTTTAAAACAGACGAAAAAAAGGATCTGGGCCAATAAAGTAATGGATGGCAGAAGCGAAAAAGTGTCATCAGACGATCTGCGAAAAGGGGATATTGTCATTGTATCCCAAGGTGAAATGATTCCCGGAGACGGCGAAGTGATCGATGGTCTCGCCTCCGTTGATGAATCGGCCATTACAGGTGAGTCCGCCCCGGTTATCAAAGAAGCGGGTGGCGATTTTAGTTCTGTCACGGGTGGGACCCGCGTCATCAGCGATTCGATTACAATCGAAATCACAAGCGATCCCGGTGAAACCTTTTTGGATCAGATGATTGCCTTGGTCGAAGGAGCGGAAAGGCAGAAAACCCCGAATGAAATTGCCTTGAACACCGTGTTAATGAGCTTGACCATCATTTTTCTGATTGTTGTTGTGACACTTCCGTTGTTTACGGCTTACCTCGGTTTTCAACTTGATCCCGCGATCCTGATTGCACTGCTTGTCTGTCTGATCCCGACGACGATTGGAGGGCTTTTGTCGGCGATCGGGATTGCGGGGATGGATCGTGTCACCCGGTTTAACGTGCTGGCGATGTCGGGGAAAGCTGTCGAGGCCGCCGGTGATATTAACACGATCATTCTCGATAAAACGGGAACGATCACGTTTGGGAACCGGATGGCTAGTGAGTTTGTGCCGGTCGGAGAAGAAACACTGCAGTCTGTCGGCGAATATGCAGCTCTCAGTTCGGTTCATGATGAAACACCGGAAGGGCGCTCTGTCATCGAACTCGCCAAAAAACGGACAATCCAATACGACTCATCTGTTGTTGAAGGCGGAGATTTCGTCGACTTCAAAGCGGAAACAAGAATGAGCGGAGCTGATCTTCCGGATGGAAGAAAAATACGCAAAGGTGCCGTCGATGCCGTGAAACAGTGGGTCGAAGAAAACGGCGGAACGATTCCGCAGGATCTTGATCAAAAAAGCGAACAGATTTCAAAAGAAGGCGGTACTCCGCTGGCCGTGGCGGCCGATGATCGAATGTTCGGTTTGATTTATTTGAAGGACACCGTCAAACCGGGGATGAGAGAACGTTTTGAAGAGCTTCGCAAAATGGGAATAAAAACGGTGATGTGTACGGGTGATAATCTGCTTACCGCTGCAACCATCGCCAAAGAGGCCGGGGTCGATGATTTTATCGCGGAATGCAAACCGGAAGATAAAATCAACGTCATCAAAGAGGAACAATTGAAGGGAAAATTAGTCGCCATGACGGGAGATGGGACAAATGATGCGCCGGCGCTGGCCCAAGCTGACGTAGGGATTGCCATGAACAGCGGGACGACTGCGGCAAAAGAAGCGGCGAACATGGTGGATCTTGACTCGAATCCGACGAAGATTATTGAAGTGGTGTCGATTGGAAAGCAGCTGCTCATGACCCGCGGCGCTTTAACGACGTTTAGCATTGCAAATGATATTGCCAAATACTTTGCCATTATTCCGGCGATGTTTATGCTGGCCATTCCCGACATCAAAGCACTGAACATTATGGGGCTTGCTTCACCGTTGTCGGCCATTTTATCGGCACTGATTTTTAACGCGGTGATCATTCCGCTTCTCATCCCGTTGGCGATAAAGGGAGTAGCATACAAACCGATGAGCTCAAATGCTTTATTGGCCCGCAACTTATTGATCTATGGACTTGGAGGTGTGATTGTTCCGTTTATCGGGATTAAGCTGATTGATATGTTGATTCAGATCATGTAA
- a CDS encoding MFS transporter, whose protein sequence is MEKLNSGVSTGLILLMAVISGFTVANIYLNQTLLVSMAHTFHTTAAETGMIATITQAGYALGNLMLVPLGDMFERRRLILNLLLLVCLCSASSAIAVNFFWLVTAQLLLGFFTIIPQLIVPFAADLARETERGKVIGNVAIGLVCGILGARLFSGIIDSQYGWRSVYWITCAASVMIMVLIRLFLPKSKVANTVHYRKLLASLGPLLLQEKTLRKACLSQGLMFGAFSLFWTTLVFLLNDPPYTYGSQGAGMIGLVGIGGAFAAPVIGRIIDKRGHVFANVLCMSLSLFAFILLFLGKISLIAVIIGALFVTMGTQANQVVSQAMIFQLSGEMRSRLNGMLMVMVFLGGALGSFLGVLTWSSFNWPGVCALGILMTGIAFTSLLISDKPAQKIQCEERIDHANVRQL, encoded by the coding sequence ATGGAAAAGCTGAATTCTGGGGTCTCGACAGGGTTGATTCTCCTAATGGCGGTGATTTCAGGATTTACTGTGGCAAATATCTATTTAAATCAAACGCTTCTGGTCAGCATGGCGCATACGTTTCACACAACAGCCGCCGAGACGGGCATGATCGCGACAATCACCCAGGCAGGCTACGCATTGGGAAATTTAATGCTGGTTCCTCTTGGCGATATGTTTGAAAGGCGCCGGCTGATTTTAAATCTGTTGTTACTTGTCTGTCTCTGTTCTGCCAGTTCAGCGATTGCCGTGAATTTTTTCTGGCTTGTGACAGCACAGCTTCTGCTGGGGTTTTTTACGATCATCCCGCAATTGATCGTTCCTTTTGCAGCAGACCTTGCCCGTGAGACGGAGAGAGGAAAAGTGATCGGCAATGTTGCAATCGGCCTGGTGTGCGGAATTTTGGGAGCAAGGCTTTTTAGCGGCATCATTGATTCGCAGTACGGCTGGAGGTCGGTGTATTGGATCACGTGTGCGGCATCAGTCATGATCATGGTGCTGATTCGTTTGTTTTTGCCGAAAAGCAAGGTTGCAAACACCGTTCACTATAGAAAACTTTTGGCATCTCTGGGGCCTTTGCTCCTGCAGGAAAAAACTCTGAGAAAAGCCTGTTTGAGCCAAGGTCTTATGTTTGGCGCTTTTAGTTTGTTTTGGACGACGCTTGTTTTTCTGCTGAATGATCCACCTTATACCTATGGAAGCCAGGGCGCAGGAATGATTGGGCTTGTCGGAATCGGAGGCGCCTTTGCTGCTCCTGTGATCGGGCGAATTATTGACAAGAGGGGGCACGTTTTTGCAAATGTGCTGTGCATGTCATTATCATTATTTGCTTTTATCCTCCTTTTTTTAGGGAAAATATCTTTAATAGCCGTCATTATAGGAGCGCTCTTTGTCACCATGGGCACGCAAGCCAATCAGGTTGTAAGCCAGGCTATGATCTTTCAATTGTCCGGTGAGATGAGAAGCCGTCTCAACGGTATGTTGATGGTTATGGTTTTCCTCGGCGGCGCCTTGGGTTCATTCCTGGGCGTTTTGACCTGGAGCAGCTTCAATTGGCCAGGTGTTTGTGCGCTCGGAATACTGATGACCGGTATCGCCTTCACATCACTGTTGATTTCCGACAAGCCTGCCCAAAAAATTCAATGCGAGGAGAGAATAGATCATGCAAATGTGCGACAATTATAA
- a CDS encoding carboxymuconolactone decarboxylase family protein produces the protein MQMCDNYKKGLKVLEQIDQDHYEEIVNSFKESIAPDLGKLAVEFNYGQIFSRPGLELKSRLLASVAGLTALGNTEQLPFYINGALNAGWTKEEIIEVMMQMIIYSGFPNGLNTILTVASEVFAERNGDPEESHSSQ, from the coding sequence ATGCAAATGTGCGACAATTATAAAAAAGGACTTAAAGTATTAGAACAAATTGATCAAGACCATTACGAAGAAATTGTAAACAGTTTCAAAGAATCGATTGCCCCTGATCTTGGAAAGTTGGCCGTGGAGTTTAACTACGGCCAGATCTTTTCAAGACCGGGCCTTGAATTGAAGTCCAGGCTGCTGGCGTCAGTAGCGGGTCTAACCGCGCTTGGAAACACAGAGCAGCTGCCGTTTTATATCAATGGTGCGCTAAATGCCGGATGGACAAAGGAAGAGATCATCGAAGTGATGATGCAGATGATCATTTATTCAGGTTTTCCAAACGGCCTTAACACAATATTAACGGTCGCCTCAGAAGTGTTTGCCGAGCGAAACGGGGATCCAGAAGAATCCCACTCATCACAATAA
- a CDS encoding DUF4064 domain-containing protein, which translates to MKRTTEFVLGLIGGIFGFIGAFIALMIGGIDAAFSSSGTSQIVGLGWGAVFFSILGIVGSVIVRNKAKLGGIMLLISAIGGFICIFMFYILSGVLLFIAGIMGLVRKEKTIAA; encoded by the coding sequence ATGAAAAGAACGACAGAATTTGTACTAGGTCTAATTGGCGGTATTTTCGGTTTTATCGGCGCTTTTATTGCATTGATGATCGGCGGCATCGACGCTGCATTCAGCTCATCCGGCACAAGTCAAATCGTTGGACTTGGATGGGGAGCGGTCTTCTTTTCCATTCTCGGTATTGTTGGATCAGTCATAGTGAGGAATAAAGCAAAACTTGGCGGAATCATGCTTTTAATTTCTGCAATCGGCGGATTTATTTGTATTTTCATGTTCTACATTTTATCGGGCGTTCTGCTTTTCATCGCCGGTATCATGGGATTGGTCAGAAAAGAGAAAACAATAGCTGCATAA
- the kdpC gene encoding potassium-transporting ATPase subunit KdpC: MMIMKELGAVVRVSLLLMIMCGLAYPLAMTGISQTVMPEKSNGSLVYNPKGEIIGSALIGQSFTDPRFFHGRESSIGYDAAGSGSPNEASSNPALLKRIKTSIESWKKENPDVPVKGIPVDVITNSASGLDPDISPDGARVQIPRISRLTGVSQRDLEQLVHRHTKNASIFSEPRVNVLLLNIDLKERLN, from the coding sequence ATGATGATAATGAAAGAATTAGGAGCGGTTGTCAGGGTCAGCTTGCTACTTATGATCATGTGCGGGCTGGCGTATCCCTTGGCGATGACAGGAATTTCCCAGACGGTTATGCCTGAAAAATCAAACGGAAGTCTTGTTTATAATCCAAAAGGAGAAATCATCGGCTCGGCGCTAATCGGGCAGTCATTTACAGATCCGCGTTTTTTTCACGGCAGGGAATCAAGCATCGGCTATGATGCGGCAGGGTCGGGATCACCGAATGAGGCATCGTCAAATCCAGCTTTGTTGAAGCGGATCAAAACTTCAATTGAATCATGGAAAAAGGAAAATCCCGATGTTCCTGTCAAAGGGATTCCGGTTGATGTCATCACGAATTCTGCATCGGGGTTAGACCCCGATATCAGCCCGGACGGCGCACGAGTTCAAATTCCAAGAATCAGCAGACTGACAGGAGTTTCACAGAGAGATCTTGAACAATTGGTTCATAGACATACAAAAAATGCTTCCATCTTCAGTGAACCGCGTGTGAATGTACTGCTCCTAAACATTGATTTGAAGGAAAGGCTGAATTAG
- a CDS encoding YciI family protein → MKKYLLMTTRTENFNDQYVPAHYEFLDRLKAENRLDMFGPFSDASGGAYLIRAKSLKEATEIGHSDPIVESGSSTLVIKEWQIK, encoded by the coding sequence ATGAAAAAATATCTACTTATGACAACCAGAACCGAGAACTTTAACGATCAATATGTGCCGGCCCATTATGAATTTTTGGACAGGCTGAAAGCCGAGAACCGCCTGGACATGTTCGGCCCTTTCAGCGATGCATCCGGAGGTGCGTATCTCATCAGGGCAAAGTCTCTCAAAGAAGCAACAGAAATCGGACATTCCGATCCGATTGTTGAAAGCGGCTCTTCCACACTGGTGATCAAAGAATGGCAGATCAAATAA